One part of the Cyclobacteriaceae bacterium genome encodes these proteins:
- a CDS encoding TIGR01777 family oxidoreductase has translation MPKRILITGASGLVGTELTANLIRAGYQVVHLGRSKRHGSVPSFTWDVDKGIIEEGALQGIDTIIHLAGAGIADKPWTARRKQEILESRTRSSALLYQTLKSTHHQVKSFISASAIGYYGFGGSDEVFTESSEAGTDFLADVVKAWEHEVDKIQELNIRTVKIRIGIVLADKGGALKEIAKPVRYGIGAPLGSGKQPMSWIHIDDLCMMFRYAIENENLIGAYNGVSSHWSTNREVTKAIAKALHRTLLLPPVPSFVMKLMLGEMANLVLLGSKVSAEKILQTGFKFQYEDLTAAIESFYRR, from the coding sequence ATTCCAAAAAGAATACTCATAACCGGAGCCTCCGGACTAGTTGGCACGGAACTTACCGCCAACCTGATTAGAGCAGGTTACCAGGTTGTTCATTTAGGTCGGTCGAAACGCCACGGCAGCGTACCATCCTTTACGTGGGATGTTGATAAAGGAATTATCGAGGAGGGAGCACTTCAAGGAATCGATACTATTATTCATTTGGCCGGTGCAGGCATTGCTGATAAACCGTGGACTGCCAGACGGAAGCAGGAGATTTTAGAAAGTCGCACTCGATCTTCAGCATTGTTATATCAAACACTTAAAAGCACCCATCATCAGGTAAAATCTTTTATATCAGCCAGTGCTATCGGATATTACGGCTTTGGTGGCAGCGATGAGGTATTTACAGAATCCAGTGAAGCGGGAACTGATTTTTTAGCGGATGTGGTTAAGGCGTGGGAACATGAAGTGGACAAGATTCAGGAACTTAACATCCGCACAGTGAAAATCAGAATTGGTATTGTACTTGCCGATAAAGGGGGCGCCTTAAAAGAAATAGCCAAGCCTGTTCGTTACGGTATTGGAGCGCCTCTGGGTAGCGGCAAGCAGCCGATGAGTTGGATTCACATAGATGACCTGTGTATGATGTTTCGGTATGCCATTGAGAATGAAAACCTGATCGGTGCATACAACGGTGTTTCCTCCCACTGGTCTACAAACCGTGAGGTAACGAAAGCCATCGCGAAAGCATTGCATCGCACCCTGCTCCTTCCACCAGTTCCTTCTTTTGTTATGAAACTTATGTTGGGCGAAATGGCTAACCTGGTTTTATTGGGGAGTAAGGTATCAGCAGAAAAAATTCTGCAGACTGGATTCAAATTTCAATATGAAGACCTGACAGCAGCCATTGAATCGTTTTACAGGAGATAG
- a CDS encoding creatininase family protein, producing the protein MRPYILAESNWKYIKDASFEVAVLPWGACEAHNYHLPYATDIIESEHIAAEAARLTWEQGAKVIVLPAIPFGVNTGQFDVKLDINMNPSTQLAVLRDVIDVLNRQGIHKLIILNSHGGNDFKPMIRELGLRFPNMFLTMCNWFQTLDQKQFFEHKDNHAGEMETSLMLNLRPDLVLPLAEAADGAAKKFRFTAIREGGAWAERRWTQVTTSTGVGDPRKATREKGEKYFKAVTEKVSQFITEVAETKPGDFYV; encoded by the coding sequence ATGCGTCCCTATATTCTGGCCGAATCAAACTGGAAATACATAAAGGATGCTTCTTTTGAAGTAGCCGTACTTCCGTGGGGAGCCTGTGAAGCACATAACTATCATTTGCCTTATGCAACCGACATCATTGAATCCGAACACATAGCGGCAGAGGCTGCACGATTGACCTGGGAGCAAGGTGCAAAAGTGATTGTGTTGCCTGCAATTCCGTTTGGCGTAAACACCGGTCAGTTTGATGTGAAGCTTGATATCAACATGAATCCTTCCACACAACTTGCTGTATTGCGTGATGTAATAGACGTGCTTAACCGGCAAGGAATCCACAAACTTATTATCCTGAACAGTCATGGTGGAAATGATTTTAAGCCCATGATTCGTGAGCTCGGACTGCGTTTTCCGAATATGTTTCTTACCATGTGCAACTGGTTTCAAACCCTTGATCAAAAACAATTCTTTGAGCATAAAGACAACCATGCGGGTGAAATGGAAACCAGTCTGATGCTGAATTTACGTCCCGATTTGGTGTTACCACTTGCTGAGGCTGCTGACGGTGCAGCGAAAAAGTTCAGGTTCACGGCCATTCGCGAGGGCGGGGCATGGGCTGAACGCAGGTGGACCCAGGTTACGACATCAACCGGAGTAGGCGATCCGCGGAAAGCAACGCGTGAAAAAGGAGAGAAGTACTTTAAAGCTGTAACTGAAAAAGTTTCACAGTTTATTACTGAAGTAGCGGAAACAAAGCCAGGAGATTTTTATGTGTAA
- the arsB gene encoding ACR3 family arsenite efflux transporter: MPQKKVIGFFDRYLSLWVGACIVLGIAIGNYAGDTMKAISRMEIANVNLPVAVLIWLMIYPMMLQVDFTSIKKIGEKPRGVVWTVIINWLIKPFTMAFFAWIFFTKLYSAWIDPAVAGEYIAGAILLGAAPCTAMVFVWSYLSDGDPNYTLVQVSVNDLIILVAFVPIVGLLLGMTDVAIPYETLVASVVIFVVIPLVAGVITQRILLKTKGEEWFKKEFLPKLKPVSIIALPVTLIFLFAFQGQNILNNPLIILLAAVPLVIQTYFIFFIAWYGGKKLNLNYAVCAPAAMIGASNFFELSVAVAISLFGLQSPAALVTVVGVLVEVPVMLSLVAFANRKKY; this comes from the coding sequence ATGCCGCAGAAAAAAGTCATTGGTTTTTTTGATCGCTACCTTTCCCTGTGGGTTGGGGCATGTATCGTTTTGGGTATTGCTATTGGTAATTATGCCGGTGATACCATGAAAGCTATCAGCCGTATGGAGATTGCCAATGTAAACCTTCCGGTTGCTGTACTTATTTGGCTAATGATTTACCCCATGATGCTGCAAGTGGATTTTACCAGCATCAAAAAAATTGGCGAAAAACCCCGTGGTGTAGTATGGACAGTAATTATCAACTGGCTGATCAAACCATTTACGATGGCTTTCTTTGCCTGGATATTCTTCACCAAACTCTACTCGGCATGGATTGATCCTGCAGTAGCAGGCGAATACATTGCGGGTGCTATACTATTGGGTGCAGCACCGTGCACGGCCATGGTGTTTGTGTGGTCATACCTATCGGACGGTGACCCGAATTACACACTTGTGCAGGTGTCGGTAAACGACCTTATTATTTTAGTGGCTTTTGTGCCGATTGTTGGGTTGCTGCTAGGCATGACTGACGTAGCCATTCCATATGAAACGTTAGTTGCCAGTGTGGTGATTTTCGTAGTAATTCCCCTGGTGGCCGGAGTTATTACGCAACGTATTCTATTGAAAACAAAAGGAGAAGAGTGGTTTAAAAAAGAGTTTCTTCCTAAACTAAAACCCGTCAGTATTATTGCCTTACCCGTAACACTGATTTTCCTGTTTGCCTTTCAGGGTCAGAATATTCTCAACAATCCGCTGATTATTTTACTGGCAGCAGTTCCGTTGGTCATCCAAACCTATTTCATCTTTTTTATTGCCTGGTATGGTGGGAAAAAATTAAATCTGAATTATGCCGTGTGTGCACCGGCAGCGATGATTGGCGCCAGTAACTTTTTTGAACTGTCTGTAGCGGTTGCCATTTCACTGTTTGGTTTACAATCACCAGCTGCCTTGGTAACGGTAGTTGGTGTTTTGGTAGAAGTGCCGGTTATGCTTTCGCTGGTGGCATTTGCAAATAGAAAGAAATACTAG
- a CDS encoding TIGR00730 family Rossman fold protein produces the protein MNSKRKTKPKADPELIQQAIEEEHRIRKAFKDKDWAEIKGANSWMIFKVMSEFVEGMEKLAKIGPCVTIFGSARTKPANSYYKMAEEIAFELVQHGYGVITGGGPGIMEAGNKGAHRAGGKSVGLNIFLPFEQKGNVYIDPDKLITFDYFFVRKVMFVKYSQGFIVMPGGFGTLDELTEALTLIQTKKIGRFPIVMVGKKFWQGWLKWVKDVLIVEGMISPEDLDLFSLVDTPEDAVKAIDDFYSKYLLAPNF, from the coding sequence ATGAATTCGAAAAGAAAAACAAAACCCAAGGCTGATCCGGAATTAATTCAACAAGCCATAGAAGAAGAGCACCGCATTCGTAAAGCCTTTAAAGACAAAGATTGGGCAGAGATAAAAGGCGCCAACAGTTGGATGATCTTTAAGGTGATGAGTGAGTTTGTGGAAGGCATGGAAAAACTGGCCAAGATTGGACCATGTGTAACCATTTTTGGATCGGCCCGCACCAAGCCTGCTAACAGCTATTATAAGATGGCTGAAGAAATTGCTTTTGAACTTGTACAACATGGCTATGGTGTAATTACCGGGGGCGGCCCAGGTATAATGGAGGCGGGTAACAAAGGCGCGCACCGGGCGGGCGGTAAGTCTGTAGGATTGAATATTTTTTTACCGTTCGAGCAGAAAGGAAATGTGTACATCGATCCGGATAAACTCATCACGTTCGATTACTTTTTTGTACGCAAGGTGATGTTTGTAAAATATTCGCAGGGGTTTATAGTAATGCCGGGCGGTTTTGGAACGTTAGATGAACTGACCGAAGCGTTAACATTGATTCAAACGAAAAAAATCGGGCGGTTCCCGATTGTGATGGTAGGAAAAAAATTCTGGCAAGGCTGGCTGAAGTGGGTGAAGGATGTTTTGATTGTAGAAGGGATGATCAGCCCGGAGGATCTTGACTTGTTCAGCCTGGTGGATACCCCGGAAGATGCTGTGAAGGCCATTGATGACTTTTACTCAAAATATTTACTGGCTCCGAACTTTTAA
- a CDS encoding transglycosylase SLT domain-containing protein codes for MLEKNFPLAISLLALAIAIGYVRFSNERIKKLIAEQEQAQKMQDGTLAPADWEGAAPPFPAISYDLPKNLNFAGEPVPIEIPDVLERLDRELQINIYLHSSTIFLIKRANRWLPQMQEILRKHNIPDDFKYLPLIESGLLNDISPKDAVGYWQILKTSGRELGLEIEKEVDERYDPLKATEAACKYLNNAYRKFGNWTLVAASYNRGIAGVGRALESQQVDNFYDLHLVDETSRYVFRIIAIKEIIENPIKYGFNVNPKHLYQQEQLRYVEVAETIPDLIKFSKQQGINYKLLKRHNPWLRDDRLTVKRGKVYQIALPVNK; via the coding sequence ATGTTAGAAAAAAATTTTCCCTTAGCCATTTCTCTCCTCGCGCTGGCTATAGCCATTGGCTATGTACGGTTCTCGAATGAACGAATAAAAAAATTAATAGCGGAACAGGAACAGGCGCAAAAAATGCAGGATGGCACGTTAGCCCCTGCCGATTGGGAGGGTGCCGCACCCCCTTTTCCGGCCATCTCCTACGATCTGCCCAAGAACCTGAATTTTGCCGGAGAACCTGTGCCCATCGAAATTCCTGATGTGCTGGAGAGGCTTGATCGCGAATTGCAGATTAACATATATCTGCACAGCAGCACCATCTTTCTGATTAAGCGAGCCAACCGATGGCTTCCGCAAATGCAGGAAATTCTGCGCAAGCATAATATCCCCGATGATTTTAAATACCTGCCGCTTATTGAATCAGGATTGTTAAATGATATTTCACCTAAAGATGCCGTGGGGTACTGGCAGATTTTGAAAACCTCAGGCCGGGAACTGGGACTTGAAATTGAAAAAGAAGTTGATGAACGTTATGATCCGCTTAAGGCGACAGAAGCAGCCTGCAAATATTTGAATAACGCGTATAGAAAATTTGGCAACTGGACGTTGGTGGCGGCATCCTACAACCGGGGCATTGCTGGTGTGGGGCGCGCTTTAGAGAGCCAACAAGTAGATAATTTTTATGACCTGCATTTGGTAGATGAAACTTCTCGCTATGTGTTTCGCATTATCGCCATTAAGGAAATTATTGAAAACCCCATCAAGTATGGGTTTAATGTAAACCCGAAACATTTGTACCAGCAGGAACAACTCCGCTATGTCGAAGTAGCAGAAACCATTCCTGACCTGATTAAGTTTTCCAAGCAGCAGGGAATAAATTACAAATTGTTGAAACGCCACAACCCATGGTTGCGCGATGACCGGCTTACGGTAAAGCGCGGCAAGGTTTACCAAATTGCCCTTCCGGTTAATAAATAA
- a CDS encoding purine-nucleoside phosphorylase — MHEIKEATDFLLKRGVKAPEVGVILGTGLGNLFVKEIESPLVINYNSIPFFPISTVEYHKGQLIYGEVRGKKVLAMQGRFHYYEGYNLRQITLPVRVMKLLGVKNLLISNAAGNLNPNWKKGQLMLIDDHINLIPDNPLRGENYELFGPRFPDMSEPYAKALNSKLKQIAKEKKIRLNEGVYVPVMGPNLETRAEYRFLRKIGGDAVGMSTVPEVIVANHMGLPCCAISVLTDDCDPDNLKPVNLKEIVKVAGKAEPKLTALYVELIRLL; from the coding sequence ATGCACGAAATAAAGGAGGCTACAGATTTTCTTTTGAAACGAGGGGTTAAGGCGCCTGAGGTTGGGGTAATCCTTGGTACTGGGTTAGGGAACCTCTTTGTAAAGGAAATTGAATCACCACTGGTTATTAATTATAACTCTATTCCCTTCTTCCCCATTTCTACGGTTGAGTACCATAAAGGCCAACTGATTTATGGTGAAGTGAGGGGCAAAAAAGTGCTGGCCATGCAAGGCCGCTTTCACTACTACGAAGGGTATAACCTCAGGCAAATCACATTGCCGGTGCGGGTAATGAAATTATTGGGTGTTAAAAACCTGTTAATCTCCAACGCAGCAGGAAACCTGAACCCCAACTGGAAGAAGGGTCAGTTAATGTTGATTGACGATCACATTAATTTAATTCCTGACAATCCGTTGCGTGGTGAGAATTACGAATTGTTTGGTCCGCGCTTCCCCGATATGAGTGAGCCATACGCAAAAGCATTGAACAGTAAACTCAAACAAATCGCGAAAGAAAAAAAAATCCGGTTGAATGAAGGTGTTTATGTTCCGGTTATGGGCCCTAACCTGGAAACACGCGCTGAATACAGATTTTTGCGAAAGATTGGGGGTGATGCTGTGGGTATGAGCACAGTGCCCGAAGTAATTGTAGCCAATCACATGGGCCTGCCGTGTTGTGCCATTTCGGTTTTGACAGATGATTGTGACCCGGACAACCTTAAACCGGTAAACCTGAAAGAGATTGTGAAAGTGGCTGGCAAGGCCGAGCCAAAACTTACAGCGCTATATGTGGAGTTGATCCGGTTGTTGTAG
- a CDS encoding putative toxin-antitoxin system toxin component, PIN family, whose amino-acid sequence MTDLFIIDTNVLISAHLLPQSATRQAYDLVWQKGIAVFSKATFHEFATTFTREKFERYQQLENRLRMIALIEDRGHFKEATVQITECRDPKDNMFLELAVSCAASAIISSDPDLLLLHPFRGIPILSPADFLKAFKQ is encoded by the coding sequence ATGACTGATCTTTTTATAATTGATACCAATGTACTGATTAGCGCTCATCTTCTTCCTCAATCTGCTACCCGACAAGCGTACGATCTGGTCTGGCAAAAAGGCATAGCCGTATTTTCAAAAGCTACTTTCCATGAATTTGCTACAACGTTTACACGTGAAAAGTTTGAGCGGTATCAGCAACTCGAAAACCGTCTAAGGATGATTGCGCTGATTGAAGATAGGGGACACTTCAAAGAGGCCACAGTTCAAATTACAGAATGTCGCGATCCTAAGGATAATATGTTTTTGGAACTGGCCGTGAGTTGTGCAGCTTCAGCTATAATTTCCAGCGATCCGGATCTGCTCTTACTCCATCCCTTCCGTGGCATACCTATTCTTTCACCTGCCGATTTTCTAAAAGCATTTAAGCAGTGA
- a CDS encoding alanine racemase yields the protein MIYRLYEPTLLLDKQKCLSNISMMAEKARKNNVGFRPHFKTHQSHEVARWFREFGVEKITVSSMKMAEYFASDGWRDITVAFPVNIHEKDRINQLAEKITLNLLVVSAETVDLLGKEIHHPVNLFIEMDTGYHRTGVAAEDFTLLDAILNRINAYPHLSFKGFLTHDGHSYKIRNDKNAIRNICQHTLTIAKTLKQKYSNHYPGLIFSLGDTPTCSVAESFAGVDEIRPGNFVFYDFMQVAIGSCSSEQIAVAMACPVVAAYPERNEVVVHGGAVHFSKDNLVLPDGATSFGKVVQLTNGGWSTEDTGMYIKSLSQEHGIIHAYKNQAENIKVGDWLGVLPIHSCLTADVMKALRPLEEEAISMMR from the coding sequence GTGATTTATAGACTTTACGAACCAACCCTCCTGCTCGATAAGCAAAAATGTTTGTCGAACATTTCCATGATGGCAGAGAAAGCGCGAAAGAATAATGTGGGTTTCCGGCCACATTTTAAAACGCACCAGTCGCATGAAGTGGCCCGGTGGTTCCGGGAGTTTGGTGTTGAAAAAATCACAGTGTCTTCCATGAAAATGGCTGAATACTTTGCCAGCGATGGGTGGCGCGATATTACCGTAGCTTTTCCGGTAAACATTCACGAGAAAGATCGTATTAACCAGTTGGCCGAAAAGATAACCTTGAACCTGTTGGTCGTTTCAGCAGAAACGGTTGATCTGCTTGGAAAAGAAATTCATCATCCGGTCAACCTGTTTATTGAAATGGATACCGGGTATCACCGCACGGGCGTTGCGGCAGAAGACTTTACGTTACTTGATGCTATTCTGAATCGGATAAATGCTTACCCGCACTTATCGTTTAAAGGTTTTTTAACACACGATGGCCACAGCTATAAAATCCGCAACGACAAAAATGCGATTCGCAACATTTGCCAACATACACTGACGATCGCAAAAACACTCAAACAAAAATATTCAAACCATTATCCAGGCTTGATTTTTTCGCTTGGCGACACACCAACCTGCAGCGTTGCTGAATCTTTCGCTGGAGTTGATGAGATTCGACCTGGAAATTTTGTGTTTTATGATTTTATGCAAGTTGCCATTGGTTCTTGCTCATCAGAACAAATTGCTGTGGCCATGGCCTGCCCGGTAGTAGCTGCGTACCCCGAACGAAATGAGGTTGTTGTTCATGGAGGGGCGGTTCATTTTTCAAAAGACAATCTTGTTCTGCCAGATGGCGCCACCTCCTTTGGAAAAGTGGTGCAATTAACGAACGGTGGTTGGAGCACCGAAGATACAGGCATGTATATTAAATCACTTTCACAGGAACATGGAATCATCCATGCGTATAAGAATCAAGCCGAAAACATTAAGGTTGGTGATTGGTTGGGTGTGTTGCCTATACATTCTTGCCTAACGGCTGATGTGATGAAAGCACTCAGACCATTGGAGGAAGAAGCGATTTCCATGATGCGGTAA
- a CDS encoding purine-nucleoside phosphorylase, translating to MLNETKEATEFIQKKIKHKPIVGVILGTGLGNLFVEEIKNPVVINYNVIPHFPVTTVTSHKGQLIFGEVKKKQVMVMRGRFHYYEGYSMQQIALPIRVMKLLGVETLMVSNAAGNLNLNWHKGELMMLDDHINLQPDNPLRGENSELFGPRFPDMSEPYHQKLNKRLLKLAKENKIKLHKGVYAAVQGPSMETRAEYRYLRTLGADAVGMSTVPEVLVANHMGITCCAVSVLTNDCDPDNLHRVELQNIVDTASASEKKLVTLFTGLIGQL from the coding sequence ATGCTAAACGAGACAAAAGAGGCAACAGAATTTATCCAAAAAAAAATTAAACACAAGCCTATAGTGGGCGTGATATTAGGTACCGGGCTGGGTAATTTATTTGTTGAGGAAATTAAGAACCCGGTAGTTATTAATTATAATGTCATACCGCATTTTCCGGTCACTACTGTAACCTCTCACAAAGGCCAACTGATTTTTGGTGAAGTGAAGAAAAAGCAGGTGATGGTGATGCGTGGCCGCTTCCACTACTATGAAGGGTATAGCATGCAGCAAATTGCGCTGCCCATTCGGGTAATGAAACTGCTTGGCGTTGAAACACTGATGGTGTCAAACGCTGCGGGTAATTTGAATTTGAATTGGCATAAGGGCGAGTTGATGATGCTGGACGACCACATTAACCTTCAGCCCGATAATCCTTTGCGGGGAGAGAACTCCGAACTATTTGGCCCACGCTTTCCGGATATGAGCGAACCGTACCATCAGAAATTAAATAAGAGACTACTGAAACTTGCAAAGGAGAATAAAATAAAGCTACACAAAGGTGTTTATGCGGCCGTTCAGGGCCCGAGCATGGAAACGCGGGCGGAGTACCGTTACCTGCGGACGCTTGGTGCGGATGCGGTAGGCATGAGTACCGTGCCAGAAGTGTTGGTGGCTAACCACATGGGTATTACCTGTTGTGCAGTTTCGGTACTGACCAACGATTGTGACCCCGACAATTTACACCGTGTAGAACTTCAGAATATTGTAGATACGGCCTCAGCTTCAGAGAAAAAACTGGTAACGCTATTTACAGGATTAATCGGGCAACTATAA
- a CDS encoding gamma-glutamyltransferase has protein sequence MKQIVIILNLLLIAFAGVGQSFNTFPVTTQKPPLHGRHWMAVTGKPLAATAGAMIFSKGGNAVDASCAMLAATCTMWDVLSWGGETQALIYNPKTKKVIAINALGVAPTGATAQFFKDKGMKYPPQYGPLAAVTPGTPGGLMTMLAEYGTMSLKDVLTPAMQMAEGYPIEAQTANSIEREKARIKEWPYSKKVFLTHPGEQREAPYAGEIFVQKDLLETLKKLVDTEQQALKKGKSRKEAIYAAYDRFYKGDIAKEFARGCQEQGGLITEQDLANWKVKIEEPLMTTYKGIEVYKLQQWTQGPVMLQTLNILENFDLKSMGYNSSRYIHTLYQSMNLAFADRDFYYGDPAFAPEEPMKGLLSKEYAKERAKLINPNRNDPKIGPGDPYPYEGKINPYTDLLKVWGNPQSNLYNPLNEKYFEDFAAGTTSVEAADKEGWVVSITPSGGWVPACIAGNTGIGMSQRMQSFVLDEKENPFNVVEPGKRPRVTLTPSMALKDGKPFLSFAKQAGDEQDQLLIQFFLNMVEFDMTVQEACEAPSFITNQMFSSFGDHEKQPGSLILNNQMPPWSRKELGQMGYRITYRERTSGPINAIYFDWKNGSFWGGSSNHGEDYGLGW, from the coding sequence ATGAAACAGATCGTTATTATCCTTAATCTTTTACTCATTGCCTTTGCAGGCGTTGGTCAATCTTTCAACACCTTTCCGGTAACTACCCAAAAACCTCCGTTGCATGGAAGGCACTGGATGGCTGTAACCGGTAAACCCCTTGCCGCAACGGCTGGAGCTATGATTTTTAGCAAAGGCGGTAATGCCGTGGATGCTTCGTGTGCCATGCTGGCCGCTACCTGCACTATGTGGGATGTGCTGAGTTGGGGCGGTGAAACCCAGGCGCTGATCTACAATCCGAAAACCAAAAAAGTTATTGCCATTAATGCTTTGGGTGTTGCGCCCACCGGGGCTACGGCACAATTCTTTAAAGACAAGGGCATGAAATATCCTCCGCAATACGGACCACTGGCAGCCGTTACACCCGGTACACCCGGGGGGCTTATGACCATGCTGGCCGAATACGGAACGATGAGTTTAAAAGATGTTCTGACCCCTGCCATGCAAATGGCGGAAGGTTATCCGATAGAAGCGCAAACCGCCAATTCAATAGAACGTGAAAAAGCGCGTATTAAAGAATGGCCCTACTCAAAGAAAGTTTTTTTAACACACCCAGGTGAGCAACGCGAAGCCCCTTATGCTGGTGAAATTTTTGTTCAGAAAGATTTATTGGAAACCCTGAAAAAATTAGTGGACACTGAACAACAGGCACTGAAAAAAGGTAAGTCAAGGAAGGAAGCCATCTATGCCGCGTATGATCGTTTTTATAAAGGCGACATCGCAAAAGAGTTTGCGCGCGGCTGCCAGGAACAAGGTGGTTTGATTACTGAACAAGACCTTGCTAACTGGAAAGTAAAAATTGAAGAACCATTAATGACTACCTACAAAGGTATTGAGGTGTACAAACTTCAGCAGTGGACACAAGGCCCTGTGATGTTGCAAACCCTGAACATCCTGGAAAATTTCGACCTGAAATCGATGGGCTATAATTCATCGCGGTATATACACACCCTATATCAATCCATGAACCTGGCTTTTGCCGATCGTGATTTCTATTACGGTGATCCTGCCTTTGCACCGGAAGAGCCCATGAAGGGTCTACTGTCGAAAGAATATGCCAAAGAACGTGCGAAGCTCATTAACCCAAATCGTAACGATCCGAAAATCGGGCCGGGCGATCCTTATCCGTACGAAGGAAAAATTAACCCGTATACCGATTTGTTAAAGGTTTGGGGCAACCCGCAAAGCAACTTATATAACCCCTTGAATGAAAAATACTTTGAAGACTTTGCGGCCGGAACAACATCCGTAGAAGCTGCCGACAAAGAAGGTTGGGTAGTGTCCATTACTCCCAGTGGCGGTTGGGTACCTGCCTGCATTGCCGGTAACACCGGCATTGGTATGAGTCAGCGCATGCAAAGTTTTGTGTTGGATGAAAAGGAAAACCCATTCAATGTAGTAGAGCCAGGCAAACGCCCACGGGTAACGCTTACACCCAGCATGGCGCTAAAAGATGGAAAGCCTTTTCTTTCGTTTGCCAAGCAGGCCGGTGATGAACAAGATCAATTGTTGATTCAATTCTTTTTAAACATGGTTGAATTTGACATGACCGTGCAAGAAGCCTGCGAAGCCCCCAGCTTTATCACCAACCAAATGTTCTCGAGCTTTGGTGATCATGAAAAACAACCCGGCTCATTAATACTCAACAATCAAATGCCTCCGTGGTCACGGAAAGAACTAGGACAGATGGGCTACCGGATCACCTATCGCGAACGAACCAGCGGACCAATTAATGCCATTTACTTCGACTGGAAGAATGGAAGCTTTTGGGGTGGTTCGAGTAACCATGGGGAGGATTATGGATTGGGGTGGTGA